Genomic segment of Synechococcus sp. A18-25c:
TCGATGGCGACAACATCCGCCACGGACTGTGCAAAGACCTGGGCTTTTCCGATGCGGATCGAGAAGAGAACATCCGACGCATCGGTGAGGTCTCGAAACTGTTCCTGGATGCCGGAACGATTGTTCTGACCGCCTTTGTGTCGCCATTCCGGGCTGACCGCGACAAGGCCAGGGCCCTGGTAGCTGATGGAGATTTCATTGAAATCTTTTGTTCAGCCGACCTGAGCGTCTGCGAAGAACGCGACACCAAGGGGCTCTACGCCAAAGCCCGCGCCGGTGAAATCAAGGAATTCACCGGGATCTCCAGCCCTTATGAGGCGCCCGAAACACCGGAACTCTCAGTCGACACCGGTGCCGCGGATCTGAAGGACTGTGTAGAGCAGGTGGTGAACGCTCTGATCTCCAGGGGCATCATTCCGACCCAGAGCTGAACTCCCCTGACGCCAGGGGAATCCCCTGGCGCGCGGCCCAGGCATCCACAAGCGTCTTGAAGCTGCTGGCGACAGGCACCGCCAGCAGCAAGCCAAGCAAATCGCCGAATCCATAGAGATCTCCAGCCTTGGCGCCCAAAGGCAGCGCAATCAGCAGCCAAGCCGGCTGCAACCCCACGATGCTTCCCATCAATCGGGGCTGGATCACCTGATCGACAACCTGACCCACCAGGATGGCGGCCACCAGAATTTCAAGTCCTGTGCCCAGGTCTTGGAAGGCCAGCAGACCGCTGACCGCAACGATGGTGAAGGCGCTGGCATAGGGGATCAGCGTCGTGAAGCCGATCAGCACCGCAAACAGAACGCCGTAGGGAATCTGCAGAGCGGTGAAGACGACGATCTGACCCAGGGCCAGGATCACGGCCAACAACACCTGACCGGCGAAATAACCACGGAACGTGCGCACCATGGTGCGCACCACCAACTCACGCCATTCCTGCGGCAACCAGCGGGCAAGACCTGCCGTGATTGCCTCACCACCGAGTAGAAAAAACACCGCCAGCACCAGAACGATCACGGTGTTGATCGTGGTTCCGAGGGTGGCCCCGAGAATGCCCAGCAACCTCTGGCTCAACTGACTGGCCAGACTGCTCAGGCGGGTGAGCAGGTCACTGCTGAGATCACCGAATTCACTGGGCAAACCACGCTCGGCGGCCCAATCCTGCAAACGATTGACAAGAGCCTCCGACGACGCCAAAAACCCGGGTAAGGCATTGATCAGCTGGCCGAGCTGATCGATCAGCAGCGGCACGAGCGTGACACCGGCGAGGGCCAACGCACCGATGGTGAACAAGGTCACCATCACGATCGCGAGCCAGCGGGGCAGCCCTCGCCCCGTGAGCCAGCGGCAGGGGATGTCGAGCAGGAAGGCGATCAGTGCCGCAGTGAGGAACAAACCCGGGAACGGCGCCAGCGGCACCAGCAGCTGACGAAGCACATAGAGGTTGAGGGTGAGCAACGGCAGAGCCAGCCCCCAGCGCATCCAGGCCGGCCAGGTGGTCATTGCTGCAATGCGGCGACGTTCAAGAGGGGCTGAGCTTTGAGGAGGCGTTCACGTCATGGCACCAGAAAGCGAGCCAGGCTGCAATGCCCAGAAATTTCGCCCCCTCCTCGAACAGCTGAACCGTTTCGTAGGACGCCGGAAACACCCCCTGGAACGCATCAATCAGCACTGAGGAACCCAGCAGGATCACTGCGAGAACAAATGAATCGCCTCCAAACCGTCGCAAGGCTCCGCGAAAGCGAACCAGCAACAAAACGCTGAACACCGCATAGGTGACATAGAGGAATGACTCGCCCAGATAACGGTCATGGACCAGGAACATGTCATCGAGGCAGAGCCAGAGCGAGAAGCCACCGCCACAGAACGCGACCTGTCGATTCACCACAGGCCCTTTGATCTGACCGGTGAATGCAGCGAACAGGGCGATCGCCGCTGCAGCCATCCAAAGCAGGTAGCCGACGCTTGAGAGAAATCCCTGGCCAAGAGGCGCACCGCAATCCTGAGCCAGATCACGCAGCACCTTGGTGGAACTGATGCCTTCCGCCGCGCTCCAGCTGAGTGCCACCACGTAGATCACAGCCGCTGGCAGGAG
This window contains:
- the cysC gene encoding adenylyl-sulfate kinase, yielding MTASSSYGKLTNQGASTNIAWHQASVDRLARAGQRGHRSAILWFTGLSGAGKSTLANAVNQALFERGLATYVLDGDNIRHGLCKDLGFSDADREENIRRIGEVSKLFLDAGTIVLTAFVSPFRADRDKARALVADGDFIEIFCSADLSVCEERDTKGLYAKARAGEIKEFTGISSPYEAPETPELSVDTGAADLKDCVEQVVNALISRGIIPTQS
- a CDS encoding oxidoreductase, which translates into the protein MRRRQASTLRPSLLKALLPAAVIYVVALSWSAAEGISSTKVLRDLAQDCGAPLGQGFLSSVGYLLWMAAAAIALFAAFTGQIKGPVVNRQVAFCGGGFSLWLCLDDMFLVHDRYLGESFLYVTYAVFSVLLLVRFRGALRRFGGDSFVLAVILLGSSVLIDAFQGVFPASYETVQLFEEGAKFLGIAAWLAFWCHDVNASSKLSPS
- a CDS encoding AI-2E family transporter — translated: MTTWPAWMRWGLALPLLTLNLYVLRQLLVPLAPFPGLFLTAALIAFLLDIPCRWLTGRGLPRWLAIVMVTLFTIGALALAGVTLVPLLIDQLGQLINALPGFLASSEALVNRLQDWAAERGLPSEFGDLSSDLLTRLSSLASQLSQRLLGILGATLGTTINTVIVLVLAVFFLLGGEAITAGLARWLPQEWRELVVRTMVRTFRGYFAGQVLLAVILALGQIVVFTALQIPYGVLFAVLIGFTTLIPYASAFTIVAVSGLLAFQDLGTGLEILVAAILVGQVVDQVIQPRLMGSIVGLQPAWLLIALPLGAKAGDLYGFGDLLGLLLAVPVASSFKTLVDAWAARQGIPLASGEFSSGSE